The following coding sequences lie in one Colias croceus chromosome 1, ilColCroc2.1 genomic window:
- the LOC123692983 gene encoding nucleoside diphosphate kinase 7, which produces MEGAYKDKYTFIGEWYDNQASLIRRFNVFYYPTDDTIEMYDLKNRKTFLRRVKVNGVTLDNFFIGSTLYILGRLIKITDFACEDTKKKLHKDMQVTFALIKPIPTRIAGKIITHFYEHGLKITKMKKACVTSDDVSFLCRSQVSDNTFPFLLEYLSGNQVYGMELVGKDAVAVAMKVLGDKDPSKAEPGTIRALFGSDPVRNCVHVSSDPDGAIQDIEYFFPPPPQHLSRLRLTATLSNCTLSIIKPHAIREGKLGAALEAIDEGGFDITALNMFMVENVNASEFYEVYKGIVQEYKGMVEELASGPCVAMEIVAKDKNLNTAVEFRKLVGPSDPDIARLLRPHTIRAKLGKTKVQNAIHCSDLAEDGLLEVEYFFKILDL; this is translated from the exons atg GAGGGTGCTTACAAggataaatatacatttataggGGAATGGTACGATAATCAAGCAAGTCTGATCAGGCGGTTCAACGTTTTTTACTATCCTACCGATGATACAATTGAAATGTATGATCTAAAAAATAGGAAAACATTTCTCAGGAGAGTTAAAGTGAATGGTGTAACTCtagataacttttttattggaAGTACTCTTTATATACTAGgtagattaattaaaataactgaTTTTGCATGTGAGGATACAAAGAAAAAGCTACACAAGGATATGCAAGT AACATTTGCATTGATAAAACCAATACCAACAAGAATTGCTGGAAAGATAATAACTCATTTCTATGAACATGGTTTAAAGATAACAAAGATGAAGAAAGCTTGTGTTACATCAGACGATGTATCATTTCTGTGTAGATCCCAAGTTTCTGACAATACATTTCc ATTTCTTCTAGAATATCTTAGTGGAAATCAAGTTTATGGTATGGAATTAGTGGGTAAAGATGCAGTAGCAGTTGCTATGAAGGTCCTTGGTGATAAAGACCCATCTAAGGCTGAACCCGGAACAATCAGAGCCCTCTTTGGGTCAGATCCAGTGAGAAATTGTGTCCATGTTTCATCAGACCCTGATGGTGCTATTCAG gatATTGAATACTTCTTCCCACCTCCACCTCAACACTTATCAAGACTCAGGCTTACAGCTACATTGTCTAATTGTACATTATCTATTATCAAGCCACATGCAATAAGAGAGGGAAAACTAGGAGCAGCTTTAGAAGCCATAGATGAAGGAGGCTTTGATATAACAGCATTGAATATGTTTATGGTAGAAAATGTTAATGCGTCTGAGTTCTATGAAGTTTATAAAGGAATAGTACAAGAATATAAG GGTATGGTAGAAGAACTAGCAAGTGGTCCTTGTGTAGCAATGGAAATAGTGGCCAAGGATAAGAATCTCAATACTGCTGTAGAGTTTAGAAAATTGGTTGGACCTTCAGATCCA GATATTGCAAGGCTGTTACGTCCACATACTATAAGAGCGAAACTCGGTAAAACTAAAGTACAAAACGCAATCCATTGCAGTGACCTAGCAGAAGATGGTTTGCTAGAAGTGGAATATTTCTTTAAGATTTTAGACTTATGA
- the LOC123693820 gene encoding major facilitator superfamily domain-containing protein 6-A-like translates to MQMIRSFFKRILDDLKQKKLLPLKILCFVHASTHVVLYPYLTIHMRELGISVEETAVMSSLTPLFLIMIPPLAGLFADKIGNFRLLLALTSVLGGLSALLMLTVPVGRLMVTYPPSVELVASCNGQNLRLQHVSQYSCQPLHQYAHETNLTVESCGYICELPNASPEEMDAVLRSNLYNVNLQSPIQSTRLYYQNIYNSLSRDSKPVKDQTRVRILTNDPYFNSTMRKVTDNKIFFPVPQLYKMECKYEVTNATCTLGKSDLLSQTDAGAEYEFRARLSHDVKTGNNEVHEYKVRSILKENGTKYGDDFNGVDSTTCIDKLSQTENVDDLSVWVQVNSKRFSKCYSACAATAPRTSLCENSQEQVEIDPALTFWTYMAVRVFVGIIGGTSFAMFEGAVIAIIREQCADYGLQKVYGSFGGILSSPLSGLLIDYASRGKGYRDFRPAFYLYAVLKVLCGALMLSLDLEFKKPAKTLVKDVITVFKSFEILALLIACVVMGTAWGYLESFLFWFLQDLGASQSLMGITITVGGVAGLPLLVLSGPIISKIGHSNVLFIGFVFYAIRLFGYSLIYNPWLSLIFEAMESVTLSLSFTAAVTYAALLSSTTTDTSVQGLLGGLYYGVGKGAGSLSGGYLMKYFGTRTTYRLFAGATLVTGCIYFLFNRFCIRKFVKDRENNACKKANMLDVEGVETIRGQKVNTDVAKDASKLNEMSNLDRLKLVTDSTDGGSDSGVENPAYTEHEGSAAENVKREESKEKV, encoded by the exons ATGCAGATGATACGGTCATTCTTTAAAAGGATCCTCGATGATCTAAAGCAGAAGAAACTTCTACCTCTCAAGATATTGTGCTTTGTGCATGCTTCTA caCACGTTGTCTTATATCCATATTTAACGATTCATATGAGAGAATTAGGCATAAGTGTAGAAGAGACAGCAGTTATGTCATCATTAACACCACTTTTTTTGATCATGATACCACCGCTTGCTGGATTATTTGCGGACAAAATTGGCAATTTTAga ttattattgGCGCTAACATCAGTCTTGGGAGGTCTATCAGCATTGTTGATGCTGACTGTACCAGTAGGAAGATTGATGGTCACCTACCCACCTTCTGTAGAGCTTGTAGCGTCATGTAATGGCCAAAACCTGCGACTTCAACATGTCAGTCAATATTCTTGCCAACCACTACATCAGTATGCCCATGAAACTAATCTTAC GGTAGAGTCATGCGGATATATTTGCGAGTTACCAAACGCGTCACCTGAAGAGATGGATGCGGTACTTCGAAGTAATTTATACAATGTAAACTTACAGTCCCCGATACAATCAACGAGACTTTATtaccaaaatatttacaattcatTGTCAAGAGATTCCAAACCAGTGAAAGACCAAACGAGAGTTCGAATATTGACTAACGATCCTTATTTTAATTCTACGATGAGAAAAGTTACCGATAACAAGATATTTTTTCCCGTGCCTCAATTATATAAGATGGAATGTAAATACGAAGTCACGAATGCAACTTGTACTTTAGGAAAATCCGATTTATTATCTCAGACAGACGCTGGTGCGGAATATGAATTTCGTGCGAGATTATCGCATGACGTAAAAACTGGAAATAATGAAGTTCATGAATATAAAGTTAGATCCATATTAAAAGAGAATGGAACCAAATATGGTGATGACTTTAATGGAGTTGATAGCACTACGTGCATTGATAAATTAAGCCAA ACAGAGAACGTGGATGATCTTTCAGTGTGGGTGCAAGTTAACTCTAAACGATTCTCAAAATGTTATTCTGCTTGCGCGGCGACCGCTCCAAGGACAAGTCTTTGCGAGAACAGTCAAGAGCAGGTTGAAATCGACCCAGCTCTAACATTTTGGACTTACATGGct GTTCGTGTATTCGTGGGCATCATTGGCGGAACTTCGTTCGCGATGTTCGAAGGCGCCGTGATCGCCATCATCAGGGAACAGTGCGCGGACTACGGGCTGCAGAAAGTCTATGGCAGTTTTGGTGGCATTCTATCTTCGCCCCTTTCTGGATTGCTCATCGATTATGCTAGTAGGGGGAAAGGATACAGGGACTTTAG ACCGGCATTCTATCTGTATGCAGTACTGAAGGTCCTTTGCGGGGCTCTAATGCTGAGCCTCGACCTCGAGTTCAAGAAACCCGCCAAAACTCTCGTGAAAGATGTTATCACAGTGTTCAAGAGTTTCGAAATTCTTGCCCTTCTTATTGCGTGTGTTGTCATgg GTACTGCATGGGGTTACTTAGAGAGTTTCCTATTTTGGTTCCTACAAGACTTGGGAGCATCTCAGTCACTCATGGGGATTACAATCACCGTAGGTGGTGTGGCTGGTTTGCCCTTACTAGTTCTCTCTGGCCCTATCATCAGTAAAATTGGACACTCCAATGTGCTTTTTATTGGTTTCGTCTTTTATGCTATCAGACTTTTCG GGTACTCGTTGATCTACAATCCGTGGCTGAGTTTAATATTCGAGGCCATGGAGTCGGTGACGTTGTCTCTGTCGTTTACGGCCGCGGTCACGTACGCGGCGCTGCTGTCGTCGACAACTACCGACACCTCCGTACAAGGGCTGCTCGGAGGGCTCTATTATGGTGTTG GTAAAGGTGCGGGAAGTTTATCCGGTGGTTACTTGATGAAATACTTCGGCACACGAACTACATATCGACTTTTCGCCGGCGCGACACTTGTAACGGGATGCATATACTTCCTCTTCAACAGGTTTTGCATAAGAAAGTTTGTAAAGGATCGAGAGAACAATGCTTGTAAAAAGGCCAACATGTTGGACGTAGAGGGCGTTGAAACGATACGCGGACAAAAAGTAAATACAGATGTCGCTAAAGACGCGTCGAAACTTAATGAAATGTCAAACTTGGACCGATTGAAGTTAGTCACGGATAGTACAGATGGCGGTAGTGACTCCGGTGTTGAAAACCCAGCGTACACTGAACACGAAGGATCAGCCGCTGAAAACGTGAAACGAGAAGAGAGCAAAGAAAAAGTGTga
- the LOC123693612 gene encoding homeobox protein 4: protein MLTVKILTIFLVYILKTNVHALSFPGPRVYVVTPSPRPFQVNSANSAPFYYHNWMRRMDSEEHNATTTTTTTTTPKVETPDLIFAEFESDGSMKKSIKKLLEKERIAPSTSTTQQPIYVPDEETERVTRIVNYGLPVTKLEEKNATPKPKNNNNNYFSLDENFYNEASVPEYMPTTKRPITESTTTSTTTTTSSPINVENIWHIIDNEKFNQHSGDWDEVFVDTSNNANENEPEKSDNHNEKENDDSNIDNNEEVKIDDNFALPGFATNPGSGAENESRAIRTEQNIRFPYINLKPFQMKSLKKPILDVLSNSKKGNNLYSNLDNFFDLKNPVRGEAQDIGSVTMNQPVPNNQPVDRYNPAQPYFPAYGSKASKPAPPVYSPPKATANLIPPPPPPPPKGNDFPTPTIYESFPPYAPSGPDFDAPSPPAKIPASPPAPVPSLPIDTPPSDSIDSYSGPSSNDGPSMDLGYRYKPPSAPSPPQFLPTIAPESKPFKGYSYDRPPMPSNDAPMSMDDMPDFQGYDYSKPSSGPQAPTKEYDSPPSYGSSDSGPSYGHDDAPPEHHESDYPELIFNKHHGHMGDDSGGDVKGAGMMPPPDMKPDSYGPPSDFHGFPSDFPGDFKLHHDFDDHDHDYHHHHHHPEPSTTEMPRVNRFSYYYLGKKLYYLPLYFSAYFIVYVGALVIKAVLRHKIVYPNSWRPNDTTASFFSKRSVDEFLSNENLHEMAGKVTHAIATAAEKYMNTKKKLE, encoded by the exons ATGTTAACTGTAAAGATACTTACGATTTTTTtagtgtatattttaaaaacaaatgttcATGCTCTAAGTTTTCCCGGCCCTCGAGTCTATGTTGTCACGCCGTCACCACGACCATTCCAAGTGAATAGTGCCAATTCAGctccattttattatcataattggATGCGCAGAATGGACTCTGAAGAACATAACGcaactactactactactactactacaaCACCAAAAGTGGAGACGCCTGATTTAATATTTGCGGAATTCGAGTCGGATGGAAGCATGAAGAAATCGATAAAGAAATTATTGGAAAAAGAAAGAATTGCACCATCGACGTCTACAACACAACAGCCAATTTATGTTCCCGACGAAGAAACTGAAAGAGTTACACGAATTGTTAATTATGGATTGCCAGTTACAAaattagaagaaaaaaatgcGACACCAAagcctaaaaataataacaataattatttttccttgGATGAAAACTTTTACAATGAAGCTTCTGTTCCTGAATATATGCCGACCACAAAAAGACCTATAACTGAGTCGACGACAACATCTACAACCACGACGACATCTTCACCTATAAACGTGGAAAATATCTGGCATATTATCGACAATGAGAAATTTAATCAACATTCCGGCGATTGGGACGAAGTCTTTGTTGATACATCTAATAATGCCAATGAAAATGAGCCAGAAAAAAGCGATAATCATAACGAAAAGGAAAATGACGACTCGAATATTGATAACAACGAAGAAGTGAAAATAGATGACAACTTCGCTTTGCCCGG ATTTGCTACTAATCCTGGAAGCGGAGCTGAAAATGAATCCAGAGCTATCCGTACCGAACAAAACATTCGATTTCCCTACATCAATTTGAAACCATTCCAAATGAAATCTTTGAAGAAACCAATATTAGATGTTTTGTCGAATAgtaaaaaaggaaataatttGTACAGCAACTTAGATAACTtctttgatttgaaaaatccCGTACGAGGGGAAGCTCAGGACATTGGTTCCGTAACTATGAATCAACCTGTTCCCAATAATCAACCCGTTGATCGTTACAATCCAGCACAGCCTTATTTTCCAGCTTATGGTAGTAAAGCATCAAAACCAGCACCTCCAGTATATTCACCCCCAAAAGCGACGGCCAATTTAATACCTCCTccaccaccaccaccaccTAAAGGAAATGATTTTCCAACACCAACCATCTACGAGTCTTTCCCACCTTATGCACCTTCTGGGCCTGATTTCGATGCTCCATCACCGCCAGCAAAAATTCCTGCTTCTCCACCAGCACCCGTGCCTTCACTGCCTATCGATACCCCACCAAGCGACTCAATCGATTCATATTCAGGTCCAAGCAGCAATGACGGACCGTCAATGGATCTTGGATACCGTTATAAACCCCCATCTGCACCATCGCCTCCACAATTTTTACCAACTATAGCACCAGAAAGCAAACCATTTAAGGGTTACTCATATGATAGACCACCAATGCCAAGCAACGATGCGCCAATGTCAATGGATGATATGCCAGATTTTCAAGGATATGATTACAGCAAACCTAGTTCAGGACCTCAGGCACCGACTAAAGAATATGATTCACCGCCAAGTTATGGTTCTTCTGACTCAGGTCCTAGTTACGGCCATGACGATGCTCCACCGGAACATCATGAATCAGATTACCCAGAGTTAATATTCAATAAGCATCACGGACATATGGGGGATGACAGTGGTGGTGATGTTAAAGGTGCTGGTATGATGCCTCCACCAGACATGAAACCGGATTCTTATGGACCACCATCCGACTTTCATGGATTTCCAAGTGATTTCCCTGGAGATTTCAAATTACATCatgattttgatgatcatGATCACGATtaccatcatcatcatcaccacCCAGAACCATCCACTACAGAAATGCCAAGAGTGAACAGATTCAGTTACTACTACTTAGGAAAAAAATTGTACTACTTACCACTGTATTTTAGTGCTTACTTTATTGTGTACGTAGGAGCTTTAGTAATAAAAGCAGTTCTTCGTCATAAAATTGTCTATCCTAACAGTTGGAGACCGAACGACACAACTGCCTCATTCTTCTCGAAGAGATCTGTGGACGAATTTCTATCTAACGAAAATCTTCATGAAATGGCTGGAAAAGTAACCCACGCGATCGCAACTGCCGCAGAAAAATACATGAACACAAAGAAAAAGCTtgaataa
- the LOC123694780 gene encoding uncharacterized protein LOC123694780, translating to MAKNILVMSFHGLVLVGAICFAFWATGASAHYDTATPYTLPYTKYKYIPLHGDVEDEPSAPSEEPASSGMPPSELILTALRTALDIVRNINKKKAETTPIIANNTSSSVINKLRRRKPTNGTAVSGRGFEDYYDEHHDHHYHHDIETTTTPKPMKQGRYTDPWAGYYDWIINEGSFKFWSVFQLFTAALLLYACFSAIYYAKFNPILPDYTMEYDDYFLERTVGRKARSVDPSDTPSGLSWINPTTFQFILNAISQHYLEQ from the exons ATGGCTAAGAATATATTAGTGATGTCCTTCCACGGTTTAGTGTTGGTCGGTGCGATATGTTTCGCGTTTTGGGCAACAGGTGCGAGCGCGCACTACGACACCGCTACGCCCTACACGCTGCCCTACACGAAATACAAGTACATACCCTTGca CGGTGACGTCGAAGATGAACCATCAGCGCCAAGTGAAGAACCGGCATCATCAGGGATGCCTCCATCAGAGTTGATACTTACAGCGTTAAGGACAGCCCTGGATATTGTCAGGAATATTAATAAGAAGAAAGCGGAGACCACGCCGATCATTGCTAATAATACTAGTTCATCAGTTATTAATAAG cTCAGACGCAGAAAGCCGACTAATGGCACGGCTGTCAGTGGAAGAGGTTTTGAGGACTACTACGACGAGCACCATGACCACCATTACCACCACGACATCGAAACGACGACTACGCCGAAACCCATGAAACAGGGCAGATACACCGACCCATGGGCTGGATACTATGACTGGATCATCAATGAAGGTTCTTTCAAATTTTGGAGCGTGTTTCAA ttaTTTACTGCAGCACTTCTGTTGTACGCGTGCTTTTCTGCTATTTACTACGCAAAATTCAATCCCATTTTGCCTGACTACACTATGGAATACGACGATTATTTCCTGGAGAGAACCGTCGGCAGAAAAGCAAGGAGTGTGGACCCGTCAGACACGCCATCAGGATTAAGTTGGATTAACCCTACTACGttccaatttattttgaatgccATTTCTCAACATTACTTGGAGCAGTAA